CCGTCGAGATGGCACTTTACAAACATAAAATGGAAAAGGCTCTTCGGGATAGTGAAGAAAAATATCGCGGCCTTGTAGAAAATATAAGTGAAATAATCTATTCGTTAGACGAGAATGCAGTAGTAACCTATATAAGTCCCAATATTGAATCGTTTAGCGGTTACAGTCCATCCGAGATCATTGGTAAGAGATTTACCGAATTCATTTATGAAAAAGATCTGACCAGCCGAACGAATAAGCTTCAGGAGATTGTGTCCGAAAGGAAAGAGGTAACTGATTTTCGGTTTCTGACCAGGTCCGGCGAATCTCGCTGGTTAAGAACTACCGGCCGGCCTATCTTAAAAGATAATCGTGTTATGGAAGTAAGGGGGACGTTAGCTGATATCACCGACCGCAAACTGGTGGAGGAAGAACTTGTCTATATGGCCACGCATGATCAACTCACCGGTCTATCGAATCGGGCGCTGTTCAATGATCGTCTTGCCGTGGAACTGGCTCGTGCACGCCGCAACCCTAAAAAGCTGGCCGTAATGTTATTAGATCTGGATGAGTTCAAGGAAATCAATGATACGTTTGGTCATAGCTTTGGAGACAGACTGCTGAAAGCTGTCGGCAAATGTCTGAGTGGACTACTCCGTGAGAGCGATACCGTTGCCCGCATGGGGGGCGACGAATTTTTGCTCTTGCTGTCTGAAGTTGTTCATGTGAACGATGTTGCTAATATTGCTGAGAAGATTATTGATGCATTTCAAAAGCCGCTTTCAGTTAATGGTCACGAACTCAACATTACCACCAGTTTAGGGATTGCTGTCTATCCTGAAGACGGTCAAGATGCTGACACCTTGATAAAAAACGCCGACATCGCCATGTACAACGTAAAAAAACATGGCCGCAACGGTTACCGGCTCTACAGTTCAAACGTTGACAAAAAAGGGCTTTAGCAACAAAAATATGGGGACAGATTTTAAATCTGTCCCCATATTTTTAGACAGGCGAGGACGCCTGTCCTACCCCCGTAGTAGGTCGGGCGTCTCGCCCGACGGAGTCGTCTTCGAATGCAACTTCGTATTAAATATGATGCACTCGTAAAAAGTCAGTTTTTGTCACCCAAAATCATGTCCTGAACTTGTTTCAGGATCATTCAGGGTCTCTAACTTATTGAAATATTTAGATGCTGAAACAAGTGAGATCCTGAAACGAGTTCAGGATGACAAATGACACATTTTGAGACTTTTTACGAGTACATTAAATATAAAAGAGGGTTAAAACTTTGATGTAGGGGCCGATGCCCTCATCGGCCCGTTCGGGGAACGGGCTCTACTTGGGTTTTTGACAGGTTTGTTCGGGGAACAGGCTACTTTTTAGTTTTGCGTTTTGATATTTCAATTTTCTTTCTGCTCTTCCTGTTTAAGGATTCTTTTTGTTTCATGAAGGAAGTAGCTTACTTTGTAGTCCATACCAAGATTCGAGTATTCCCTGACCACTGTTTCAAATCGTTTTAGAGCAGCCTTATATCTTTTCATCTTGAAATAGAAATGTCCCACGTAGAACTCTTGTTCACCCAGCCTTTTCCTGCAATCTCTCAGTTTTTTATCAGCCATCATTGAAAATTTACTTGATGGAAATCGCGAGATGAGTCTTTCAAATTCTTTTTTGGCCTTGAACGTTTCCGTCTGATCCCTGTCAATCGAGTACATCTGATTATAATGACACATGCCGAGCTGGTACATAACATAGGGCAGGTTTTCATTTGTGGGATGGAGGTTCATAAAATCATTGTAGTATATTTCGGCTTCCGCATAATCTTTTTTGCTAAAGAATGAATCGGCAATCCCTATCTCTGCCATTATTGCAAATTTGCTCAGTGGATATTCTTCTTTCAATCTTTGAAATGATTCTATTGCTTCCTTATAATCGCCGTTCTGATAACATGAGTATCCGTGTTCGTAGAGCCCTTCAGGTGTAGCGCGGCTCATGCGCGGACTACCCCACGAAA
This sequence is a window from Syntrophales bacterium. Protein-coding genes within it:
- a CDS encoding diguanylate cyclase, which encodes MEKKVRILVVEDERVVGEDIARILRKFGYDVLAIISSGEEAVKIVEDVLPDLVFMDIMLEGDMNGIDAAGQICSRFDIPVVCLTAYGDEDRLHKAKKTGLSGYMLKPFEERDLYNSVEMALYKHKMEKALRDSEEKYRGLVENISEIIYSLDENAVVTYISPNIESFSGYSPSEIIGKRFTEFIYEKDLTSRTNKLQEIVSERKEVTDFRFLTRSGESRWLRTTGRPILKDNRVMEVRGTLADITDRKLVEEELVYMATHDQLTGLSNRALFNDRLAVELARARRNPKKLAVMLLDLDEFKEINDTFGHSFGDRLLKAVGKCLSGLLRESDTVARMGGDEFLLLLSEVVHVNDVANIAEKIIDAFQKPLSVNGHELNITTSLGIAVYPEDGQDADTLIKNADIAMYNVKKHGRNGYRLYSSNVDKKGL
- a CDS encoding outer membrane protein assembly factor BamD, with protein sequence MRFAKFFSIIVLIAFLSGCNFSWGSPRMSRATPEGLYEHGYSCYQNGDYKEAIESFQRLKEEYPLSKFAIMAEIGIADSFFSKKDYAEAEIYYNDFMNLHPTNENLPYVMYQLGMCHYNQMYSIDRDQTETFKAKKEFERLISRFPSSKFSMMADKKLRDCRKRLGEQEFYVGHFYFKMKRYKAALKRFETVVREYSNLGMDYKVSYFLHETKRILKQEEQKEN